In Carassius gibelio isolate Cgi1373 ecotype wild population from Czech Republic chromosome B2, carGib1.2-hapl.c, whole genome shotgun sequence, a single genomic region encodes these proteins:
- the LOC127950833 gene encoding transmembrane protein 200A — MIATGGLLRISRRQDSLRTKNHAENKKKRKARKKRKNDVVVVKGKVKLCSVSGLVAALGVLILMIGITMAVLGYWPKERNQEKIIKPVPQITTENFTSNNELVKSNASSSFFRSLLVRYLYSDNLKVFGPLVMGIGIFLFICANAVLHEDRDKKTKIINLRDIYSTVIDIHSLRAKDCVPFNGVIVQPKSDKPASPRNNRRPSSARKHSLFAKHPSFADTIYSIHHGAEWETHSIVTSSLNAFTLPVIKLNNCDVQENEAPRRKSCVATLETKAEVSRTRMCLSHLSLNALMDPGARRLDESSRRFSCPRLERSGSKGYFKLSDLGQDSLETPDAGREEEETHALQENSDTRLQKHTACHS; from the coding sequence ATGATCGCCACCGGCGGGCTGCTGAGGATTTCCCGTCGCCAGGACTCGCTGCGAACCAAGAACCACGCGGAGAACAAGAAGAAGCGGAAAGCTCGGAAGAAGCGCAAGAACGACGTGGTGGTGGTGAAGGGCAAAGTGAAGCTGTGCTCCGTCTCTGGGCTGGTGGCAGCGCTGGGGGTCTTGATCCTGATGATCGGCATCACCATGGCCGTACTGGGATACTGGCCCAAAGAGAGGAACCAGGAGAAAATCATCAAACCCGTGCCACAAATAACAACCGAGAACTTTACGAGCAATAACGAGTTAGTGAAGTCGAACGCTTCCTCCAGCTTCTTCAGAAGTCTGCTTGTGAGATATTTATACTCGGACAACCTCAAAGTCTTCGGACCGTTAGTGATGGGCATCGGGATTTTCCTCTTCATCTGCGCCAACGCGGTTCTCCACGAGGATCGCGACAAGAAAACCAAAATCATCAACCTGCGAGACATTTACTCCACAGTCATCGATATCCACAGTTTGCGCGCCAAAGACTGCGTCCCGTTCAACGGCGTCATCGTGCAACCGAAGAGCGATAAACCGGCGTCTCCACGAAACAACAGACGCCCATCGTCTGCGAGGAAACACAGCTTGTTTGCGAAGCACCCGTCGTTCGCCGACACGATCTATAGCATACATCACGGAGCCGAGTGGGAGACGCACTCCATCGTCACGTCGTCGCTCAATGCCTTCACGCTCCCCGTCATCAAACTCAACAACTGCGACGTGCAGGAGAACGAAGCTCCGCGGCGTAAGAGCTGTGTCGCGACGCTGGAGACCAAAGCGGAGGTCTCGAGGACACGGATGTGTCTGTCGCACCTGTCTCTGAACGCACTGATGGATCCCGGAGCCAGGCGTCTGGACGAGAGCTCGCGCAGGTTCAGCTGTCCCAGACTGGAGCGATCGGGGAGCAAGGGCTACTTTAAACTCTCCGATCTGGGACAAGATTCGCTCGAGACGCCCGACGCGGGGCGAGAGGAGGAAGAGACCCACGCTCTTCAGGAAAACTCAGATACACGTCTGCAGAAACACACTGCGTGTCATTCGTGA